From a region of the Aeoliella mucimassa genome:
- a CDS encoding DUF1559 domain-containing protein: MRAATPACGPRNSGFTLVELLVVIAIIGILVALLLPAVQAARETARRASCSNNMKQFGLAMLNYESAQGQLPVGARGVNPADMEYGFAPRTTVYTYILDYLEQSATLDLYDFSKHVQSQPAAVQEVLRRYYPVFHCPSDESFRFEQGIYSAYKGNYGVNWGTFSYDCQHGNLNTTTGITQRGCPGTTTNAKWGNRAPFWVEFGAKLSQISDGTSNTLLMMEMVQIPEFPGDSEFDRRGRLWNDDGGCYQIMTRFLPNSDAPDISRCVTNNPDFPCYNYQGASGRRLHELVSRSQHAGGVMTANVDGSVQLVSDDIELIVWQAMSTMNGEEVLGDSL; encoded by the coding sequence ATGCGTGCTGCCACTCCAGCCTGCGGTCCACGGAACAGCGGGTTCACGCTGGTTGAACTGCTCGTGGTGATTGCCATCATCGGCATCCTCGTCGCGCTGCTACTGCCAGCAGTGCAAGCCGCGCGAGAAACTGCGCGGCGGGCCAGTTGCTCGAACAACATGAAGCAATTCGGCCTGGCGATGTTGAACTACGAGAGTGCTCAGGGGCAGCTTCCCGTGGGAGCACGCGGCGTGAATCCCGCCGACATGGAGTACGGCTTCGCCCCGCGAACCACCGTGTATACCTACATTCTCGACTACCTCGAGCAATCGGCCACGCTCGATCTCTACGATTTCAGTAAGCACGTGCAGTCGCAGCCAGCCGCGGTGCAGGAAGTATTGCGTCGTTACTACCCCGTGTTCCATTGCCCGAGCGACGAGTCGTTTCGTTTCGAGCAAGGCATCTACTCCGCCTACAAAGGCAACTACGGGGTCAACTGGGGAACCTTCTCCTACGATTGTCAGCATGGCAATCTCAATACCACCACCGGCATCACTCAACGCGGTTGTCCTGGAACCACCACGAACGCCAAGTGGGGCAATCGGGCGCCGTTCTGGGTGGAGTTTGGAGCGAAGCTCTCGCAGATCTCCGACGGTACCAGCAACACACTGTTGATGATGGAGATGGTGCAGATTCCTGAGTTTCCCGGCGACTCGGAATTCGATCGCCGGGGCCGACTATGGAACGACGACGGTGGCTGCTACCAGATCATGACGCGTTTTCTGCCGAATAGCGACGCACCCGACATCAGTCGCTGCGTGACCAACAATCCCGATTTCCCCTGCTACAACTATCAGGGAGCGAGCGGCCGCCGACTTCACGAGCTGGTGTCGCGGAGCCAACACGCAGGTGGAGTAATGACCGCGAACGTCGATGGTTCGGTGCAATTGGTGAGCGACGACATCGAGCTAATTGTCTGGCAGGCGATGAGCACCATGAATGGCGAAGAAGTGCTAGGAGACTCGCTATAA
- a CDS encoding FecR domain-containing protein: MESNQHNPAAGNSDERMLDLALRGQLEELSPEEFAALEEKLRTDPQALASYVKHVADTVSIGQLVSPEGKLDHANEAATIAGAGERPHELRPLGPSDHPRARYIGSMLAASLITFLLSWVAFKGAGDPQPITQADPGATNPTESIRELDFVATLTGAVDCQWAGYLEGPKYGEPLESGREVALISGLAQLTFDDGAKVVLQGPATFRVEGTGAASLTAGKMTALVPRQAVGFRIQTPTAEIVDLGTEFGLEVNAQGKTEVHVFTGEVVVWDREPNSQSTTGVRLEQQEAALLGEGKILPIPVDYDDSKFAFRDFSPRLSAEELPAMSVTHDLALWLAADVLLKTDDSGRVIAWRDIATGDNQTEEDAWQHSPESRPEYVRKSIGGLPSVRFDGKSSYLTTTPLYSTEDQTLFLLFARDSTPSGRYLRQLINYNGPPYPLDNEELMRVLQIGDQDVDGQYWARYFAGVGEGNLIYNVGSTTMKRPAEPGEPILLAYRYDTVHNETKMWINGELQQVDTAPRWRSYTSRKVIGRHPRQDYFSGDISEVLIYNGVLENEEVDEVTAYLTKKYSLN, from the coding sequence ATGGAATCGAATCAACACAACCCGGCCGCTGGAAACTCCGACGAGCGCATGCTCGATTTGGCGCTCCGCGGCCAGCTCGAAGAGCTTTCGCCCGAAGAATTCGCCGCGCTCGAAGAGAAGCTCCGCACCGATCCGCAGGCCCTGGCCAGCTACGTAAAGCACGTGGCCGACACCGTGTCGATCGGTCAGTTGGTTTCGCCCGAAGGCAAGTTGGACCACGCCAACGAGGCCGCGACCATCGCCGGGGCAGGGGAGCGGCCGCACGAACTCCGCCCGCTGGGCCCCTCCGACCATCCCCGCGCCCGTTACATTGGTAGCATGCTGGCAGCCAGCCTGATTACCTTCCTGTTAAGCTGGGTTGCGTTTAAGGGAGCGGGCGACCCTCAGCCGATCACGCAGGCCGACCCGGGCGCGACCAATCCGACCGAATCGATTCGCGAGCTGGATTTTGTCGCGACCCTTACCGGCGCGGTCGACTGCCAGTGGGCCGGGTATCTAGAGGGTCCCAAGTATGGCGAACCGCTCGAATCGGGCCGCGAAGTAGCCCTGATCTCGGGGCTCGCTCAGCTGACGTTTGACGATGGGGCGAAGGTGGTGCTGCAGGGCCCCGCGACGTTTCGCGTCGAAGGTACCGGAGCAGCCAGTTTGACCGCGGGTAAAATGACCGCGCTGGTGCCGCGTCAGGCGGTTGGGTTCCGCATTCAAACTCCCACCGCCGAGATCGTCGACCTTGGCACCGAATTCGGCCTCGAAGTCAACGCGCAAGGCAAGACCGAGGTGCACGTATTCACCGGCGAAGTCGTGGTGTGGGATCGCGAACCGAACTCCCAGAGCACGACCGGCGTGCGACTCGAGCAGCAAGAAGCCGCGCTATTGGGCGAAGGCAAGATCCTTCCGATTCCCGTCGATTACGACGATTCGAAGTTCGCCTTTCGTGATTTCTCGCCCCGGCTTTCGGCCGAGGAACTACCCGCGATGAGTGTGACCCACGACCTGGCGCTCTGGCTGGCGGCCGACGTATTGCTGAAGACCGACGACTCGGGCCGCGTGATCGCCTGGCGCGACATTGCCACCGGCGACAACCAAACCGAAGAAGACGCCTGGCAGCACTCGCCGGAGAGTCGCCCGGAGTATGTCCGCAAATCAATCGGTGGATTACCGTCGGTTCGTTTCGATGGTAAGTCGTCGTACCTGACGACCACGCCGCTCTATTCGACGGAAGACCAAACGCTCTTCTTGCTGTTCGCCAGAGACAGCACGCCAAGCGGACGGTACCTGCGGCAACTGATCAACTACAACGGCCCCCCTTATCCGCTTGACAACGAAGAGTTGATGCGAGTGCTGCAAATCGGCGACCAGGACGTCGATGGCCAGTACTGGGCGCGTTATTTTGCCGGCGTCGGCGAAGGCAACCTGATCTACAACGTCGGCTCAACCACCATGAAGCGACCCGCGGAGCCAGGCGAACCGATACTGCTAGCGTATCGCTACGATACCGTGCACAACGAGACAAAGATGTGGATCAACGGCGAACTGCAGCAGGTCGATACCGCCCCGCGGTGGAGATCGTACACGTCGCGCAAGGTGATTGGCCGCCATCCACGGCAGGACTACTTTAGCGGCGACATCTCCGAAGTGCTCATCTACAACGGGGTGCTCGAGAACGAAGAAGTCGACGAAGTGACTGCCTATTTGACGAAAAAGTACTCTCTGAATTAG
- a CDS encoding sigma-70 family RNA polymerase sigma factor yields MESNEDKTATFVRLLRANDRRLSTYVHASVPSWADAEDILQETSVRLWEQFDRFELGTNFGAWACTIARYVIMSHREKKSRDKLHFSQEVLDLIDEQIDKSLAEYDVRLEALPKCIDELSEGNRQLLALCYDSDMKIKEVADLLNRTANATYLAVSRVRQWLYSCIERRVGGQQSG; encoded by the coding sequence ATGGAGTCGAACGAGGATAAGACAGCAACCTTTGTCCGTTTGCTTCGAGCGAACGACCGGCGGTTGTCTACCTACGTGCATGCGTCGGTACCTTCGTGGGCCGATGCGGAAGACATCCTGCAGGAGACCAGCGTTCGGCTCTGGGAGCAGTTCGACCGCTTCGAACTCGGCACCAACTTCGGCGCGTGGGCGTGCACCATCGCGCGGTACGTGATCATGTCGCACCGCGAAAAGAAATCGCGCGACAAGTTGCACTTCAGCCAGGAAGTGCTCGATTTGATCGACGAGCAAATCGACAAATCGCTCGCTGAGTACGACGTGCGGCTCGAAGCTTTACCGAAATGTATTGATGAGTTGAGCGAGGGCAATCGTCAGTTGCTCGCGCTCTGTTACGATAGCGACATGAAAATCAAGGAAGTGGCCGATCTGCTGAATCGCACGGCCAATGCCACGTACCTGGCCGTTTCGCGGGTCAGGCAATGGCTTTATTCGTGCATCGAACGCCGTGTCGGTGGCCAACAGTCAGGTTAG
- a CDS encoding PEP-CTERM sorting domain-containing protein gives MTRIIWTIALGVSLLACSSSNAQTTANWTGFGDGISFTDPANWNPTPGGQIEVPPSSGTMIINPDGLVNSFVVNSPFADVLLQTDYDYDGDTALDAMTFVTLDSLTAGGPLSITVTQGSVKFARFDPFLGEFEDGGGLRGDGDATYTESLLINGGYFESMFVSIDLNVQLDSGTLRLTGVGNPIASGASINFSSDSTATFESFESPADFVTEHLAKITVDGVTAAIGGNIEIVGQDLDFDTEADEETVVSILQGVTPAGPGDFNRNGSVDYQDWLVLNANLYSSLAAISAADRFDAGDTNNDGRVDELDFVAFKTIVETQTGASFATFLSVAVPEPSSLALLGMLTMVGLVAGIRKHIAVNGRNRSMSRFAGVFAAVLCISMAQQAQAVVVVEEMFDYADGVVAGLDGGTGFSEPWGVIVGDTADPTGYFEVISNQAIYNGNSGGQIVNYQQRGLTSAVTVDTGNIVTIDLDVIIGPNDTQIGRGIAMNFVNGEDVAFSIGKALNERLGLLDLGVEAASSNIGDSNFGSGTAGTFSLTATLQYDGADTSVALSNGTDTILHTFVGEQITFDAVRLNGYHQSTTGNGIDNLVIDVTQIAESVINLQIDPDGNATLVNPTGSPITIDLYNIASPDGNLDVNFAGIQGNDQSADGFPAGPGTGPSAGTGWEKAQGTDVGANLIGESYAFGSSTLEDDGTTIELGDILTTVDESEDLTFTYHDATLNQFVTGYIEFVAAPTDLIGDYNGDGTVNLADYTVWRDNLGASESVLANPGNDNGIVDTGDYTAWKQNFGMSAASLAAVGTGSAVPEPSTLALLGIGLLLLRRSSR, from the coding sequence ATGACGCGAATCATTTGGACTATCGCGTTGGGGGTAAGCCTTCTGGCGTGCAGCAGCTCCAATGCCCAGACCACGGCCAACTGGACCGGCTTCGGCGATGGCATTTCGTTTACGGACCCCGCTAACTGGAATCCCACCCCGGGGGGGCAGATTGAAGTCCCCCCCAGCAGCGGCACCATGATCATCAACCCCGATGGATTGGTAAACAGCTTTGTCGTGAACAGCCCGTTCGCGGACGTGCTGCTGCAAACCGACTACGACTACGATGGCGACACCGCGCTCGACGCCATGACGTTCGTCACGCTCGACTCGCTGACCGCCGGAGGGCCGCTGTCGATCACGGTCACGCAAGGCTCGGTGAAGTTCGCCCGCTTCGACCCGTTTCTCGGCGAGTTCGAAGATGGTGGTGGACTCCGCGGCGACGGCGACGCGACTTATACCGAATCGCTCCTCATCAACGGTGGCTACTTTGAGTCGATGTTTGTGAGCATCGACCTCAACGTGCAACTCGATTCCGGAACGCTCCGCCTGACCGGCGTCGGCAATCCGATTGCCAGCGGGGCCTCGATCAACTTCTCCAGCGACTCGACCGCCACGTTCGAGAGCTTTGAAAGTCCAGCCGATTTTGTCACCGAGCATCTTGCGAAGATCACCGTCGACGGAGTGACCGCTGCCATTGGTGGCAACATCGAAATCGTTGGCCAGGATCTCGACTTCGACACCGAAGCCGATGAAGAAACCGTGGTCAGCATCCTGCAGGGAGTCACCCCGGCCGGCCCTGGCGATTTCAACCGCAACGGCTCGGTCGACTACCAGGACTGGCTCGTGCTCAACGCGAATCTCTATAGCTCGCTGGCGGCCATCTCGGCGGCCGACCGCTTTGACGCCGGCGATACCAACAACGATGGCCGAGTCGACGAGCTCGACTTTGTCGCGTTCAAAACCATTGTCGAAACGCAAACCGGGGCCTCGTTCGCCACGTTCCTGTCGGTCGCGGTGCCCGAACCCTCGAGCCTTGCCCTGCTCGGCATGCTCACCATGGTGGGCCTTGTGGCCGGCATTCGCAAACACATCGCCGTTAACGGGAGGAATCGCTCCATGAGTCGCTTTGCCGGAGTCTTTGCCGCTGTACTTTGTATCTCGATGGCCCAGCAGGCCCAAGCGGTCGTGGTGGTGGAAGAAATGTTTGACTACGCCGATGGAGTGGTCGCAGGCCTCGACGGCGGCACTGGTTTCTCCGAACCTTGGGGAGTGATCGTCGGCGACACGGCCGATCCCACCGGGTACTTCGAAGTGATCAGCAACCAGGCCATCTACAACGGCAACAGTGGCGGCCAGATCGTCAACTACCAACAGCGCGGGCTGACTTCGGCTGTGACGGTCGACACTGGCAACATCGTGACCATCGACCTCGATGTGATCATCGGCCCGAACGACACGCAGATCGGCCGCGGGATTGCCATGAACTTCGTCAACGGCGAAGACGTCGCTTTTAGCATCGGCAAGGCCCTGAACGAACGCCTTGGCCTGCTCGATCTGGGGGTCGAGGCAGCTTCGAGCAACATCGGCGACAGCAACTTCGGCAGCGGCACCGCCGGCACGTTCTCGCTGACCGCGACGCTGCAGTACGATGGAGCCGACACCTCGGTGGCGCTGAGCAACGGAACCGATACCATTTTGCACACGTTCGTCGGCGAGCAAATCACTTTCGACGCGGTTCGCTTGAATGGCTATCACCAGTCGACCACCGGCAACGGCATCGACAACCTGGTGATCGACGTCACACAAATCGCCGAGAGCGTGATCAACCTGCAGATCGATCCCGATGGCAACGCGACGCTCGTCAACCCGACCGGCAGCCCCATCACCATCGATCTTTACAACATCGCGAGCCCCGACGGGAATCTCGACGTGAACTTTGCCGGTATCCAAGGCAACGACCAGTCGGCCGATGGATTCCCCGCCGGGCCAGGCACCGGCCCAAGCGCCGGCACCGGCTGGGAAAAAGCCCAAGGCACCGACGTGGGAGCTAATCTGATTGGCGAATCGTACGCGTTTGGTAGCTCGACCCTCGAAGACGATGGCACCACTATCGAGCTGGGCGACATTCTCACTACGGTCGACGAGTCGGAAGACCTGACCTTCACCTACCACGACGCTACGCTCAACCAGTTTGTGACCGGCTACATCGAGTTCGTTGCTGCTCCGACCGATTTGATCGGCGACTACAACGGCGACGGCACCGTGAATCTCGCCGACTACACCGTTTGGCGCGACAACCTCGGCGCTTCCGAATCGGTGCTGGCCAATCCTGGCAACGACAACGGCATCGTCGACACCGGCGACTACACCGCCTGGAAGCAGAACTTCGGCATGTCGGCCGCCAGCCTGGCAGCCGTCGGCACGGGTTCGGCGGTGCCGGAACCTTCGACGCTGGCATTGCTCGGCATCGGTTTGCTGCTGTTGCGACGGAGCAGTCGCTAA
- a CDS encoding PEP-CTERM sorting domain-containing protein: MTWKHHLVLSALCLPLLLATTTNAAVITEDFDSYTDGVIGGQNDGVGWGDAWGATTSVNDPVNEFEVVSGVALMMGNSDEQLAGGNQEIITHSRPFADTVMVDTDTTLTLSFDLIVNETQLGRGVGINLTDSTNSQMVFIGKQINQAASANGVHSSIGAGGDDYTTLVESGSGSASLVATFTSDGTDTFVSLTNGTETVSGTIAGTQFAFDGLDLTGYHRQTRTNGVDNISIDVTNTAVPEPSTIMLSGLAAFVLVGIARRK; the protein is encoded by the coding sequence ATGACTTGGAAACACCACTTGGTTCTCAGCGCACTTTGCTTGCCGTTGCTGCTGGCAACCACGACCAACGCTGCGGTGATCACCGAAGATTTCGATAGCTACACCGACGGAGTGATCGGCGGGCAGAACGACGGGGTCGGCTGGGGCGACGCATGGGGGGCCACCACTTCGGTCAACGATCCGGTCAACGAGTTCGAAGTGGTGTCTGGCGTCGCTTTGATGATGGGTAACTCCGACGAACAACTCGCCGGCGGCAACCAGGAGATCATCACGCATAGCCGGCCATTTGCCGACACGGTCATGGTGGATACCGACACGACACTCACCTTGTCGTTCGATCTGATCGTCAACGAAACGCAGCTCGGCCGCGGAGTCGGCATCAACCTAACCGATTCCACCAACTCGCAGATGGTATTCATCGGCAAGCAGATCAATCAGGCTGCGTCGGCCAACGGAGTGCACAGCAGCATCGGCGCCGGCGGCGACGATTACACCACGCTGGTCGAGTCCGGCAGCGGCAGCGCTTCGCTGGTTGCCACGTTCACCTCCGATGGCACCGATACCTTTGTGTCGCTCACCAACGGCACCGAGACCGTCTCCGGCACGATTGCAGGCACGCAATTCGCCTTCGATGGGCTCGACCTTACCGGCTACCATCGCCAAACGCGGACCAACGGAGTCGATAACATCAGCATCGACGTGACCAACACCGCGGTTCCCGAACCATCGACGATTATGCTCAGCGGATTGGCGGCGTTTGTGCTGGTGGGCATTGCCCGCCGTAAGTAG
- a CDS encoding sulfatase-like hydrolase/transferase encodes MRLRDIATLVAFCTLGLLAASSLAATPNIVFIFADDLGWTDTSVAAGTGGYSSDFYETPNLELLATNGMAFTNAYSAGANCAPTRAALLTGQYAPRATNNVFAVGSLDRPAGETVPLRAPSQGLPDGSDQIPGTAITLAETLQTAGYTTAHFGKYHVGDPDSTYNNGPLAQGFDYNFGGNGTGNPGSTYFADTTGVFASPNIGPELDPYASPAEHLTDATTNAALAFMADHTTGPFFMNVAYHAPHSPIDGQGRTELVDKYAAKTDGVYHNDDDYAALVEGVDEGVGRIVQYLNTTADPNHPGQMLAANTLIVFTSDNGGSEGATENAPLKGQKGEYSEGGIRVPLIVSQPGVVPTGTVNHTPVSTIDYYPTFAAVAGADLPADTPIDGEDLMPIFADESASLTRDSLFWHFPGYLLDSGRNQRPQSILRQDADGHQWKLLYNYEDESFELYDLATDLGETTNLATTETEMVDQLGDELRDWLLDVNAKVPTVVATGLPAALPNLLAGDLNDDGTLDALDWQLLNADLYSDLRDLPASQAYFRGDLNRDGWNNQFDFALFKQYYLAGDASRSLSDLVATVPEPSTLAITLLAVLGGTLSTSARRRRR; translated from the coding sequence ATGCGGCTGCGCGACATTGCTACCCTGGTAGCGTTCTGCACACTCGGCTTGCTCGCTGCATCGAGCTTGGCAGCGACGCCGAACATCGTGTTCATCTTTGCCGACGACCTCGGCTGGACCGACACCAGCGTCGCGGCCGGCACCGGCGGCTACTCCAGCGATTTCTACGAAACGCCGAATCTCGAACTCTTGGCCACCAATGGTATGGCCTTCACCAACGCCTACTCGGCCGGGGCGAACTGCGCCCCCACGCGAGCGGCACTGCTCACGGGACAATACGCCCCGCGGGCGACCAACAACGTGTTCGCTGTGGGAAGCCTCGATCGCCCTGCAGGCGAGACCGTCCCGCTTCGCGCCCCATCGCAGGGGTTGCCGGACGGATCGGATCAGATCCCTGGCACTGCCATCACGCTGGCCGAAACCTTGCAGACCGCTGGTTACACGACCGCCCACTTCGGCAAATATCACGTCGGCGATCCCGATAGCACGTACAACAATGGCCCGCTCGCCCAAGGTTTCGACTACAACTTCGGCGGCAACGGTACTGGCAATCCAGGCTCGACCTACTTCGCCGACACAACGGGGGTGTTTGCCAGCCCAAACATCGGCCCCGAGCTTGATCCGTACGCGTCGCCGGCCGAGCATCTGACCGATGCGACCACCAACGCCGCGCTGGCGTTCATGGCCGATCACACGACCGGGCCGTTCTTCATGAACGTAGCCTACCATGCACCGCACTCGCCGATCGACGGTCAAGGCCGGACCGAACTGGTCGACAAATACGCCGCGAAAACCGATGGGGTGTACCACAACGACGACGATTACGCCGCGCTGGTCGAGGGGGTCGATGAAGGAGTCGGCCGCATTGTGCAGTACCTCAACACCACGGCCGATCCGAACCATCCCGGCCAGATGCTGGCAGCCAACACGCTGATCGTGTTCACTTCCGACAACGGCGGTAGCGAAGGTGCCACCGAGAACGCTCCGCTGAAAGGACAAAAAGGGGAATACTCCGAAGGGGGCATTCGGGTTCCGTTGATCGTGTCGCAACCAGGCGTCGTACCGACCGGCACCGTGAACCATACTCCTGTTTCGACCATCGACTACTATCCCACGTTCGCAGCGGTAGCAGGTGCCGACTTGCCGGCCGACACCCCGATAGATGGCGAAGACCTGATGCCAATCTTCGCCGACGAATCGGCTTCGCTCACCCGCGACTCGCTGTTCTGGCATTTCCCCGGCTACCTGCTCGATAGCGGTCGCAACCAACGCCCGCAGTCGATCCTCCGTCAGGATGCCGATGGCCATCAGTGGAAGCTCCTCTACAACTACGAAGACGAGAGCTTCGAGCTGTACGATCTGGCTACCGATCTCGGCGAAACCACTAACCTGGCAACTACCGAAACCGAGATGGTCGATCAATTGGGCGACGAGCTTCGCGACTGGTTGCTCGACGTTAACGCGAAGGTCCCCACGGTGGTCGCTACCGGGTTGCCGGCAGCGCTGCCTAATTTGCTGGCAGGCGACCTCAACGACGATGGCACCTTGGACGCACTCGACTGGCAACTGCTGAACGCGGACCTCTATAGCGACCTTCGCGACCTCCCTGCCTCGCAAGCCTACTTCCGCGGCGACTTGAATCGCGACGGATGGAACAACCAATTCGACTTCGCTCTGTTCAAGCAGTACTACTTGGCCGGCGACGCCAGTCGTTCGCTCAGCGACTTGGTTGCCACGGTGCCGGAACCTTCGACGCTGGCAATCACCCTGCTGGCGGTACTTGGTGGAACCCTCTCGACCAGCGCACGTCGCCGACGTCGATAG
- a CDS encoding sugar porter family MFS transporter: protein MRSSSTLIRSSVTAAFAGFLFGFDTVVISGAEQTIQSLWELSDLEHGLAMSMALWGTVVGSLVGGWPTDRYGRTKTLFWIGVFYFVSAVWSGLATDFYSFMVARFIGGLGVGISTVAAPLYISEIAPPESRGRLAGMFQFNIVFGILMAYLSNWLIQHVGDEAWRWMLGAEALPAIVYTVLCYGLPESPRWLIAKRHRRDLAIEVLQHVNSDASAEEIDALVGEIEIASNEEQKSTHGFWTPRLRVPIMLAFFVAFFNQLSGINAILYFAPRIFEAAGLANQSALLKSIGIGVTNFIFTFVGLWLIDRLGRKTLLLIGSVGYIGSLGLCSWAFFTETYNIVPACIFAFIAAHAVGQGAVIWVLISEIFPNQHRAAGQALGSFTHWIFAALLTLFFPKMVTLFAPGWVFLFFCGMMVLQLLWVQFLVPETKGVPLEQIQRKLGIS, encoded by the coding sequence ATGCGTTCGTCGTCCACGCTCATTCGTAGTTCGGTTACCGCCGCGTTTGCTGGCTTTTTGTTCGGTTTCGACACCGTTGTGATCTCGGGCGCGGAGCAGACGATTCAGTCGCTCTGGGAACTATCGGACCTCGAGCATGGCCTGGCCATGAGCATGGCGCTGTGGGGAACCGTGGTCGGCTCGCTGGTCGGGGGATGGCCCACCGACCGCTATGGACGAACCAAAACGCTGTTCTGGATCGGCGTGTTCTATTTCGTGTCGGCCGTTTGGTCGGGCCTGGCGACCGATTTCTACTCGTTCATGGTCGCCCGCTTTATCGGCGGGTTAGGGGTCGGCATCTCCACCGTGGCCGCCCCGCTTTATATCTCCGAAATCGCCCCGCCGGAGTCGCGCGGGCGTCTGGCTGGCATGTTCCAGTTCAATATCGTGTTCGGCATCCTGATGGCTTATTTGTCGAACTGGTTGATCCAACACGTCGGCGACGAAGCCTGGCGGTGGATGCTCGGGGCCGAGGCCCTGCCCGCCATTGTTTATACGGTGCTTTGCTATGGCCTGCCTGAGAGCCCACGATGGTTGATCGCCAAACGCCATCGACGCGACTTGGCGATCGAAGTGCTCCAGCACGTGAACTCGGACGCATCGGCCGAAGAAATCGATGCGTTGGTTGGCGAGATCGAAATTGCCTCGAACGAAGAACAGAAATCGACGCACGGCTTCTGGACTCCCCGTCTGCGAGTGCCGATCATGCTCGCGTTTTTTGTCGCATTCTTCAATCAACTCTCGGGGATCAACGCGATCCTGTACTTCGCCCCGCGCATTTTCGAAGCCGCCGGACTGGCGAATCAGTCGGCACTCCTAAAGTCGATTGGCATCGGCGTCACCAATTTCATCTTCACGTTCGTCGGATTATGGCTCATCGACCGCTTAGGACGCAAAACACTGCTGCTCATTGGTTCGGTCGGCTACATCGGCAGCCTTGGGCTCTGCTCGTGGGCCTTCTTTACCGAGACTTACAACATCGTGCCGGCCTGCATCTTTGCGTTCATCGCCGCGCATGCCGTGGGTCAAGGAGCGGTAATCTGGGTACTGATCTCTGAAATCTTCCCGAATCAACATCGCGCAGCCGGACAGGCGCTCGGTAGCTTTACGCACTGGATTTTCGCCGCGCTACTGACGCTGTTCTTTCCGAAGATGGTCACCCTGTTCGCTCCGGGTTGGGTGTTCCTGTTCTTCTGTGGCATGATGGTGCTTCAACTACTGTGGGTACAGTTCCTCGTGCCCGAGACCAAAGGGGTACCGCTCGAACAAATCCAGCGGAAGCTCGGCATCTCGTAA
- a CDS encoding sialidase family protein gives MTPTRPILLVAITACICCLPWLETLADPPGTVIDHIPASTGRYVGSPSIAELPDGTLVASHDEFGPKSNEHKCATTRVFRSTDRGETWKRIASIEGQFWSQLFWHRDNLYLIGTWAHHGNLIIRRSSDQGATWTSPDDAATGLLAEGEYHCSPQPLVVHEGRIWRAIEDAGGGSRWGERYRPFVMSAPLDADLLDRESWTFSNYLPVNKEWLQGDMRGWLEGNLVVAPNGKLVNMLRVAGGNSVVGKAAMVTVSDDGTRVAFDPETGFVDLPGGSKKFTIRFDAETNRYWSLVNEVPTELAGTRSASSIRNRLALVSSPDLKEWTTEQLVIDDDDLTHGYQYVDWIFDGDDLLAVVRTATDDGQGGAHNYHDANYLTLHRIKDFRKPQPPR, from the coding sequence ATGACACCTACTCGTCCGATCCTTCTCGTCGCGATCACTGCCTGCATTTGTTGCCTCCCTTGGTTGGAGACACTCGCCGACCCCCCGGGCACGGTGATCGATCACATTCCAGCCAGCACCGGGAGGTACGTTGGCTCGCCGAGCATCGCCGAACTGCCCGATGGCACGCTGGTGGCCTCGCACGACGAGTTCGGGCCCAAGTCGAACGAGCACAAGTGCGCGACCACGCGGGTGTTTCGCTCCACCGATCGCGGCGAAACCTGGAAGCGCATCGCGTCGATCGAGGGACAATTCTGGTCGCAGTTGTTCTGGCACCGCGACAACTTGTACTTGATCGGCACTTGGGCGCATCACGGCAACTTGATTATTCGCCGCAGCAGCGACCAGGGAGCCACGTGGACCAGCCCCGACGACGCAGCCACGGGACTGCTCGCCGAGGGGGAGTATCACTGCTCTCCCCAACCGCTGGTGGTGCACGAGGGACGCATCTGGCGGGCGATCGAAGATGCCGGCGGCGGCAGTCGCTGGGGCGAGCGCTACCGACCGTTTGTGATGTCGGCCCCGCTCGACGCCGATCTGCTGGATCGCGAAAGTTGGACCTTCTCGAATTACTTGCCGGTGAATAAGGAGTGGCTCCAAGGCGACATGCGAGGCTGGCTCGAAGGCAATCTGGTGGTCGCGCCGAATGGCAAGCTCGTCAACATGCTCCGCGTTGCCGGCGGCAACAGCGTGGTCGGCAAGGCCGCCATGGTTACCGTGTCGGACGATGGCACCCGAGTGGCCTTTGATCCCGAGACTGGTTTTGTCGACCTGCCTGGCGGATCGAAGAAGTTCACGATTCGCTTCGATGCCGAAACAAACCGCTACTGGTCGCTCGTGAACGAAGTTCCCACCGAACTGGCAGGCACCCGCTCGGCTTCGTCGATTCGCAATCGCCTGGCACTGGTCAGCTCGCCCGACTTGAAGGAGTGGACCACCGAGCAACTAGTGATTGACGACGACGATTTGACCCACGGCTATCAATACGTCGACTGGATCTTCGACGGCGACGACCTACTTGCGGTGGTTCGCACCGCGACCGACGACGGCCAAGGGGGAGCCCACAACTACCACGACGCCAACTACCTGACGCTGCACCGCATCAAGGATTTTCGTAAGCCGCAGCCACCGCGCTAG